From the genome of Hymenobacter sp. PAMC 26628, one region includes:
- the purH gene encoding bifunctional phosphoribosylaminoimidazolecarboxamide formyltransferase/IMP cyclohydrolase gives MSSRPIRAALLSVYHKDRLGPLVQVLRQHGVTLYSTGGTQQFLESEGAAVTAVEDLTGFPEVFGGRVKTLHPKVFGGILHRRHEPGDLAQAEQHGIPPIDLVVVDLYPFEETVASGAPQADVIEKIDIGGIALLRAAAKNYRDVLVISSREQYAAVAELLAAKNGATDLEDRRHYAAAAFATTSHYDTEIFKYVSQGTDLAANATAAPASPQGPATALRYGENPHQAGTFYGDLGALFDQLHGKQLSYNNLVDVDAAVQLMREFADGAPACAILKHTNACGVALADTLHDAYVQALACDPVSAFGGVIVVNKEVDAATAAELSQLFFEVLIAPSFAPDALPLLQSKKNRILLRQKPVAFPDKQIKTLLNGLIEQDADLQSETVADFRVVTQSAPTAEETAALEFAGKICKHTKSNTIVLARAGQLLASGVGQTSRVDALRQAIEKAHAFGFDLQGAVMASDAFFPFPDCVEIAGAAGIRAVVQPGGSIKDADSIRACDERGMAMVLTGVRHFKH, from the coding sequence ATGTCGTCCCGTCCCATTCGCGCCGCCCTGTTGTCCGTCTACCACAAAGACCGATTGGGGCCCCTGGTGCAGGTGCTCCGCCAGCACGGCGTCACGCTGTACTCGACCGGCGGCACCCAGCAATTCCTCGAAAGCGAAGGCGCCGCCGTCACGGCCGTGGAGGACCTCACGGGCTTCCCCGAAGTGTTCGGCGGGCGCGTGAAAACGCTGCATCCCAAGGTGTTCGGCGGTATTCTGCACCGCCGCCACGAGCCCGGCGACCTGGCTCAGGCCGAGCAGCACGGCATCCCGCCCATCGATTTGGTGGTGGTCGATTTGTATCCGTTTGAAGAAACCGTGGCCAGTGGGGCCCCCCAGGCCGACGTCATCGAAAAGATTGACATCGGTGGCATTGCTCTGCTGCGCGCCGCCGCCAAAAATTACCGCGACGTGCTGGTAATCAGCAGCCGCGAGCAGTACGCCGCCGTGGCCGAGCTGCTGGCCGCCAAAAACGGCGCCACCGACCTGGAGGACCGCCGCCACTACGCTGCCGCCGCCTTCGCCACCACCAGCCACTACGACACCGAAATCTTCAAGTACGTGAGCCAGGGCACCGACTTAGCCGCGAACGCCACCGCCGCTCCGGCCAGTCCCCAGGGCCCCGCCACGGCGCTGCGCTACGGCGAGAACCCCCACCAGGCCGGCACGTTCTACGGCGACCTGGGGGCCCTGTTCGACCAATTGCACGGCAAACAGCTGAGCTACAACAACCTGGTGGACGTGGACGCCGCCGTGCAGCTCATGCGCGAGTTTGCCGATGGGGCCCCGGCCTGCGCCATCCTCAAGCACACCAACGCCTGCGGCGTGGCCCTGGCCGATACTTTGCACGACGCCTACGTGCAGGCCCTGGCCTGCGACCCGGTGTCAGCGTTCGGCGGGGTTATCGTCGTGAACAAAGAAGTGGATGCGGCCACCGCTGCCGAGCTGAGCCAGCTGTTTTTCGAGGTGCTGATTGCGCCCAGCTTCGCGCCCGACGCCCTGCCGCTGCTGCAAAGCAAGAAAAACCGCATCCTGCTGCGCCAAAAGCCGGTCGCGTTTCCCGACAAGCAAATCAAAACCTTGCTCAATGGCCTCATCGAGCAAGACGCTGACCTCCAGAGCGAAACCGTAGCCGACTTCCGCGTCGTCACCCAGTCGGCCCCCACGGCCGAGGAAACGGCGGCCCTGGAGTTTGCCGGCAAAATCTGCAAGCACACCAAGAGCAACACCATCGTGCTGGCCCGCGCCGGCCAGCTGCTGGCCTCGGGCGTGGGCCAAACCTCGCGCGTGGACGCCTTGCGCCAGGCCATCGAAAAAGCCCACGCCTTCGGCTTCGACCTGCAAGGCGCCGTAATGGCCTCCGACGCCTTTTTCCCTTTCCCCGACTGCGTGGAAATTGCCGGCGCGGCCGGCATCCGGGCCGTGGTGCAGCCCGGCGGCTCCATTAAGGATGCCGACAGCATCCGCGCCTGCGACGAGCGCGGCATGGCCATGGTGCTCACCGGCGTGCGCCACTTCAAGCATTAA
- a CDS encoding penicillin-binding transpeptidase domain-containing protein has protein sequence MQYLEGRRYVVQGIFLLVGLVFATRLFFMQVLDGTYKLAADRNTLQRLVQVPYRGLIYDRKNQLLVTNTPVYDLLVVPREVKGLDSARFCQLLQIPLETLREGLKAARKYSRTKPSPLVQNLSLAERAAIQDNLIDFPGFRTQARMARAYRTPNLAHALGYVGPITPKLLELPKYGRYGAGENVGIAGLESYYEPTLMGRRGVQFKMVNVRGVEKGAFRDGEFDTLSVAGQDLHLSIDAELQAYGEELLAGRRGSIVAIDPKTGEILCFVSAPHYTPETLTGKGMGNRYMDLLRNPDRPLFDRPLMATYPPGSVFKLVNELVALQLGVVTPGTGFACDQRLVHCTHQHEYPANVSIAIKNSCNPYFYQVMRAAVVRGQSSNKFEDARLGLAQWQKMVKTFGLGEKLGVDMSQEKRGLIPSPDFYDKLRGYHHWNFKTVYSLSIGQGEIGITGLQMANVLATIANHGYYYTPHFVKGIGSAGPLAKYRERHYTAVDTAYFKYIIPGMQEVVDGRGGTGSLASLREFGISVAGKTGTVQNPHGFDHATFAAFAPANDPKIAIAVFIENSGFGGSSAAPAAGLMIEKYLRGHVVGYHKRMEDWIKYGNLTTHLH, from the coding sequence ATGCAATACCTGGAAGGCCGGCGATACGTGGTGCAAGGCATATTTCTACTCGTGGGGCTGGTGTTTGCCACGCGGCTCTTTTTCATGCAGGTGCTTGACGGTACCTATAAGCTGGCAGCCGACCGAAATACCTTGCAGCGCTTGGTGCAGGTGCCCTACCGGGGCCTGATTTACGACCGCAAAAACCAGCTGCTCGTCACCAACACGCCCGTGTACGACCTGCTAGTGGTGCCCCGCGAAGTCAAAGGCCTTGACTCGGCCCGCTTCTGCCAACTGCTGCAAATTCCGCTCGAAACCCTGCGCGAGGGCTTGAAAGCCGCCCGGAAATATTCGCGTACCAAGCCCTCGCCGCTGGTGCAAAACCTGAGCCTGGCCGAACGAGCCGCCATTCAGGACAACCTGATTGACTTCCCAGGCTTCCGCACCCAGGCGCGCATGGCGCGGGCCTACCGTACGCCCAACCTGGCCCACGCCCTGGGCTACGTGGGGCCCATCACGCCCAAGCTGCTGGAACTGCCCAAGTACGGGCGCTACGGCGCGGGCGAAAACGTGGGCATTGCGGGCCTGGAGTCGTATTATGAACCCACGCTGATGGGCCGCCGCGGCGTGCAGTTCAAAATGGTGAACGTGCGCGGCGTGGAAAAGGGGGCGTTCCGAGACGGCGAGTTCGATACGCTCTCGGTGGCCGGGCAGGACTTGCACTTGAGCATCGACGCCGAGCTCCAGGCCTACGGCGAGGAGCTGCTGGCCGGGCGGCGCGGCTCCATCGTGGCCATCGACCCCAAGACGGGCGAGATTCTGTGCTTCGTGTCGGCGCCGCACTACACGCCCGAAACCCTCACCGGCAAGGGCATGGGCAACCGCTACATGGACCTGCTGCGCAACCCCGACCGGCCGCTGTTCGACCGGCCCCTGATGGCCACCTACCCGCCAGGCTCAGTTTTTAAGCTCGTGAACGAGCTGGTGGCCTTGCAGTTGGGTGTCGTCACGCCCGGCACGGGCTTCGCCTGCGACCAGCGGCTGGTGCACTGCACCCACCAGCACGAGTACCCGGCCAACGTGAGCATCGCCATCAAAAACAGCTGCAACCCGTACTTCTACCAAGTGATGCGGGCGGCGGTGGTGCGGGGCCAGTCCAGCAACAAGTTCGAGGACGCCCGCCTGGGCCTGGCCCAGTGGCAGAAAATGGTGAAGACCTTCGGGCTGGGCGAGAAGCTGGGCGTGGACATGAGCCAGGAAAAGCGGGGCCTCATCCCGTCGCCCGACTTCTACGACAAGCTGCGCGGCTACCACCACTGGAACTTCAAAACCGTGTACTCGCTGTCCATCGGCCAGGGCGAAATCGGCATTACGGGCCTGCAAATGGCCAACGTGCTGGCTACCATTGCCAACCACGGCTACTACTACACGCCGCACTTTGTGAAGGGCATCGGCAGCGCGGGGCCCCTGGCTAAGTACCGCGAGCGGCATTACACGGCCGTGGACACGGCGTACTTCAAGTACATCATCCCCGGGATGCAGGAAGTGGTGGATGGCCGCGGCGGCACCGGCAGCCTGGCGTCGCTGCGCGAGTTTGGTATTTCAGTAGCGGGCAAAACCGGCACCGTGCAAAACCCCCACGGTTTCGACCACGCCACGTTCGCCGCCTTTGCCCCGGCCAACGACCCCAAAATTGCCATTGCCGTGTTCATCGAGAACAGCGGCTTCGGCGGCAGCAGCGCCGCCCCGGCTGCCGGCCTAATGATTGAAAAGTACCTGCGCGGCCACGTGGTGGGCTACCACAAGCGCATGGAAGACTGGATTAAGTACGGCAACCTTACGACTCACCTGCACTAG
- a CDS encoding rod shape-determining protein, which translates to MGFFNFLTSDIAIDLGTANTLIIHNDKIVVDEPSIIAKDRTTNKIIAVGRQAQQMHEKTHDNIKTIRPLKDGVIADFHAAEEMIKGLIKMIDTRKRLFQPSHRMVICIPSGITEVEKRAVRDSAEHAGAKEVWMIQEPMAAAIGIGIDVHQPVGSMIIDIGGGTSEIALIALSGIVCDQSIKTAGDVFNQDILDYMRRQHNLLIGERSAERIKIEVGAALTELDNPPPDHEVRGRDLMTGIPKVIKVTFSEIAIALDKSVAKIEEAVLKALEISPPELSADIYEHGIHLTGGGALLRGLDKRLAAKTKLPIHIAEDPLRAVVRGTGRAIKDIQAFKGVLLT; encoded by the coding sequence ATGGGTTTCTTTAACTTCCTGACCAGCGACATCGCCATCGACCTGGGCACGGCCAACACGCTCATCATCCACAACGACAAAATCGTGGTGGACGAGCCGAGCATCATCGCCAAAGACCGCACTACGAATAAGATCATTGCTGTTGGCCGCCAGGCCCAGCAAATGCACGAAAAAACCCACGACAACATCAAGACCATTCGCCCACTGAAGGACGGCGTGATTGCCGATTTCCACGCGGCGGAGGAGATGATCAAGGGCCTCATCAAGATGATTGACACGCGCAAGCGGCTGTTCCAGCCCTCGCACCGCATGGTCATCTGCATCCCGTCGGGCATCACGGAGGTGGAAAAACGCGCCGTGCGTGACTCCGCTGAGCACGCCGGCGCCAAGGAAGTGTGGATGATTCAGGAGCCCATGGCCGCGGCCATCGGCATCGGCATCGACGTGCACCAGCCCGTGGGCTCGATGATCATCGACATCGGGGGCGGCACGTCGGAAATTGCCCTGATTGCCCTCTCGGGCATTGTCTGCGACCAGAGCATCAAGACGGCCGGCGACGTGTTCAACCAGGACATTCTGGATTACATGCGCCGCCAGCACAACCTGCTCATCGGCGAGCGGTCGGCCGAGCGCATCAAAATTGAGGTCGGCGCCGCGCTTACCGAGCTGGACAACCCGCCACCGGACCACGAGGTGCGCGGCCGCGACCTGATGACGGGCATCCCGAAAGTCATCAAGGTGACGTTCTCAGAAATTGCCATTGCGCTGGATAAATCGGTGGCCAAAATCGAGGAGGCCGTGCTGAAGGCCCTGGAGATTTCGCCACCCGAGCTATCGGCCGACATCTACGAGCACGGCATCCACCTCACCGGCGGCGGGGCCCTGCTGCGCGGCCTCGACAAGCGCTTGGCCGCCAAAACCAAGCTGCCCATCCACATCGCCGAAGACCCGCTGCGCGCCGTGGTGCGCGGTACTGGCCGGGCCATCAAGGACATTCAAGCGTTTAAGGGCGTGCTGCTGACGTAA
- the mreC gene encoding rod shape-determining protein MreC: protein MKNLFLFLARFQGLLAFGVLEVISLYLFVTTSSYQRAAFFNSANAYAGVVLARRTEVLDYFHLGALNQQLLAENARLRQQLYPPDVSRREADSLAVPPAPGDTLHRVRYVRPAQRPDTLLLAQRRLAARDPNYPLIPARVINNSLRSVDNYFTLNVGLADGVRPGLGVLAATGVVGRIKAATAHYATATSLLHSKTSVSAKIKRDNTFGSVHWPGDDPTQALLDDIPRQNKLVVGDTVVTSGYNAIFPEGVFIGTVASFVKEPDKNFWTVHLRLGPDFTNLTYVYVVTNRTRPERDTVEARALPPVGKGGRR from the coding sequence ATGAAAAACTTGTTTTTGTTTCTGGCGCGGTTTCAGGGGCTTTTGGCGTTTGGGGTGCTCGAAGTAATTAGCTTGTACTTATTCGTAACCACCAGCTCTTACCAGCGGGCGGCGTTCTTCAACTCGGCCAACGCTTACGCGGGCGTGGTGCTGGCTCGCCGCACCGAGGTGCTCGACTATTTCCACCTGGGGGCCCTAAATCAGCAGTTACTGGCCGAAAACGCCCGCTTGCGCCAGCAGCTCTACCCACCCGACGTGAGCCGGCGCGAGGCTGACTCACTGGCCGTGCCCCCGGCGCCCGGCGACACCCTGCACCGTGTACGCTACGTGCGCCCCGCCCAACGGCCCGATACCCTGCTGCTGGCCCAACGGCGCCTGGCCGCCCGCGACCCCAACTACCCGCTCATCCCAGCCCGGGTCATTAACAACTCGTTGCGCAGCGTGGACAATTACTTTACGCTGAACGTGGGGCTGGCCGACGGCGTGCGGCCCGGCCTGGGCGTGCTGGCCGCTACCGGCGTGGTGGGGCGCATCAAGGCTGCCACCGCCCACTACGCCACGGCCACCAGCCTGCTGCATTCCAAAACCAGCGTGTCGGCCAAAATCAAGCGCGACAACACCTTCGGCAGCGTGCACTGGCCCGGCGACGACCCCACCCAGGCGCTGCTCGACGACATTCCGCGCCAGAATAAGCTGGTGGTGGGCGACACCGTGGTGACGAGCGGCTACAACGCTATTTTCCCGGAGGGCGTGTTCATCGGTACCGTGGCCTCGTTTGTGAAGGAGCCGGACAAAAACTTTTGGACGGTGCACCTGCGCCTGGGCCCAGATTTCACCAACCTGACCTACGTGTACGTGGTGACGAACCGCACGCGCCCCGAGCGCGACACCGTGGAGGCCCGCGCCCTGCCGCCGGTCGGAAAGGGGGGGCGGCGATGA
- a CDS encoding acyl-CoA dehydrogenase family protein: MPLLATPAAAVQAAGALAPRLFAQAAATDAEAVFPVQEFDWLRATGLLTAALAPGLGGAGLGAPAATEELLTVLRHVGRGNLAVGRLFEGHTNALLLMQLFGTPAQATRWAADAAAGLLFGVWNTEDPAHGVRLEALPNGRYRLHGAKTFASGAGYVARPLLTGALPDGQGWQMLVLPADAQPPVLDRSFWRPLGMRSTASHRADLTGLEIGPDDLLGPPNAYYRQPWFGGGASRFAAVQLGGAEAVYDETRRFLQGLGRTDDPYQRQRLGQMALLIESGRQWLRGAAAHAVLPNAAGAPASPAAGAYANLVRTAIEQIGLAVLPLAERCVGARGLLQPEPFERLHRDLTHYLRQPAPDFVLADVGRFVLEGNDLY; this comes from the coding sequence TTGCCCCTGCTAGCCACACCTGCCGCAGCCGTGCAAGCCGCCGGGGCCCTCGCCCCCCGCCTGTTTGCCCAGGCCGCCGCCACCGATGCCGAAGCAGTATTTCCCGTTCAAGAATTTGACTGGCTGCGGGCCACCGGGCTGCTCACCGCGGCGCTGGCCCCCGGCTTGGGCGGCGCCGGCCTAGGGGCCCCCGCCGCAACCGAGGAGCTGCTGACCGTGTTACGCCACGTTGGCCGGGGTAACTTGGCCGTGGGCCGGCTCTTCGAAGGCCATACCAACGCCCTACTGCTCATGCAGTTGTTTGGCACGCCGGCGCAGGCCACGCGCTGGGCCGCCGACGCGGCGGCTGGGCTGCTGTTTGGCGTGTGGAACACCGAAGACCCCGCCCACGGCGTGCGGCTGGAGGCGCTGCCCAACGGCCGCTACCGCCTGCACGGCGCCAAAACCTTTGCCTCGGGAGCCGGCTACGTGGCGCGCCCGCTCCTCACGGGGGCCCTGCCCGACGGCCAGGGCTGGCAGATGCTGGTGCTGCCCGCCGATGCCCAGCCGCCCGTGCTCGACCGCTCGTTTTGGCGGCCGCTGGGGATGCGCTCCACCGCCAGCCACCGCGCCGACCTCACCGGACTGGAGATTGGGCCCGACGACCTGCTGGGCCCGCCCAACGCCTACTACCGCCAGCCGTGGTTTGGGGGCGGGGCCAGCCGGTTTGCGGCCGTGCAGCTGGGCGGGGCCGAAGCGGTGTACGACGAAACCCGCCGCTTTTTGCAGGGCCTGGGCCGCACCGACGACCCCTACCAGCGCCAGCGCCTGGGCCAAATGGCCCTGCTCATCGAAAGCGGCCGGCAGTGGCTGCGCGGGGCCGCCGCCCACGCCGTCCTCCCCAATGCCGCCGGGGCCCCAGCCAGCCCCGCCGCTGGGGCCTACGCCAACCTCGTGCGCACCGCCATCGAGCAAATTGGCCTGGCCGTGCTGCCGCTGGCCGAGCGCTGCGTGGGGGCCCGCGGCCTGCTCCAGCCCGAGCCTTTCGAGCGCCTGCACCGCGACCTGACCCACTACCTGCGCCAGCCGGCTCCCGACTTTGTACTGGCCGACGTGGGCCGCTTCGTGCTGGAGGGCAACGACTTATATTAA